DNA from Mucilaginibacter mallensis:
AGTATTCATTGTAATTTTCTTTTTGATTTCGTTATTGGCCATTTTCAGGGCCCCGGCTTATTATTTCTGGCTGCTGGCTATTGGTGTAACGGAGTTTCCGTTAGTTTTTGCATTTATAACCTTGCTGCTGATAGGCAGCGGGCAATGGGTGCACAAATACCAGTTGGCAGGTACAGTTATCGGGTTTGTTAGTGTTGTACTTTTCCTGTCGCCAATTGTGCGGGCGTACATCATTGCCACAAATTTAAAAGCTGATATGGAGCAATCATTAGGATCAGTGGCAAGAGTCAATCCCTTGCAGCCATTTGATTTCTGGAATCTGTTAAATCTCTCTAAACAAATTGAATCACATGATGCTGTTTCAATGAGCATCTTGAAGTACGTTACTTATCAGGATACTTCGCTGACACTGGATTATTATCCAACAGAAACTCCCAACAGGCCATGTGTTATTGTAATTCACGGTGGTTCATGGAGCAGTGGCGATAGCAAGCAATTGCCTGAGCTGAACAGTTTTTTGGCCTGGAACGGTTATAACATAGCTGCTATCAATTACCGCCTGGCACTGAAATGGCAAACACCTGCGCCTGTTGAAGATGTAGCCAATGCCATTAAATACCTGAAACAACATGCAACTGAACTGCATATTGATACCAACCAATTTGTGTTACTGGGCCGTTCAGCCGGGGCACAGATAGCATTGCTGGCTGCATATACTTTGCATGATAGTTCAATTAAAGGGGTGGTAGATTTTTACGGCCCTGCCGATATGGTTTGGGGCTATTCCATCCCTTCAAACCCGTTAGTGATGGATTCACGCAAGGTAATGGTGAATTATATTGGCGGTACTTATGAACAGGTGCCGCAGAAGTATGTAGCCTGCTCTCCAATTGAGTTTGTTGACAGGCAATCACCGCCTACACTCATCCTGCATGGTGAAAATGATGTGCTGGTAGCTTACGAGCACAGCCGCAGATTAAACGAGAAACTACAGCAGAACGGCATAAAACACTATTGGCTCAAACTACCCTGGGCCACTCATGGCTTTGATTTTACCTTGAATGGGCCGGGCGGACAATTATCAACTTACGCGGTATTGCAATTTTTAAATACAACCACTAAATAGTTTTCAATACTCAGAGAATGCGAACTGCCCACTGAGAACTGCAAATTTACGCCCTTCTTCTCTCCCTGAAACGGGTAAAGAAAATTACTGCCAGCAGGCAGAGTGCGAAGCCGCAGATGCCGTTCAGGCGCAGGCCGTAATCATTGCCGGGATCTTTACCATAAACGGTAAGCAATGCAAATAGGGCAATGCCTAATGTTTGCCCCAGCTTTACAAACAGGTATTTTACAGCGAAGAACATACCTTCGCGGTTTTCCTTGGTGCGTTTGGCATCATCCTGGGCTATTTCGGCAAGTATGGCGTTGGGTAATATGCCAAGTGCCGCCAGCGGGAAACTGGCACCGATCAACAAAAAATAGATCTGTGCATGTGGTGATATGGGGAATTTTCCCAGGAAATAAATGGTAACAAAA
Protein-coding regions in this window:
- a CDS encoding alpha/beta hydrolase; protein product: MIRLVFIVIFFLISLLAIFRAPAYYFWLLAIGVTEFPLVFAFITLLLIGSGQWVHKYQLAGTVIGFVSVVLFLSPIVRAYIIATNLKADMEQSLGSVARVNPLQPFDFWNLLNLSKQIESHDAVSMSILKYVTYQDTSLTLDYYPTETPNRPCVIVIHGGSWSSGDSKQLPELNSFLAWNGYNIAAINYRLALKWQTPAPVEDVANAIKYLKQHATELHIDTNQFVLLGRSAGAQIALLAAYTLHDSSIKGVVDFYGPADMVWGYSIPSNPLVMDSRKVMVNYIGGTYEQVPQKYVACSPIEFVDRQSPPTLILHGENDVLVAYEHSRRLNEKLQQNGIKHYWLKLPWATHGFDFTLNGPGGQLSTYAVLQFLNTTTK